In Nitrospirota bacterium, one DNA window encodes the following:
- a CDS encoding DUF559 domain-containing protein, translating to MSFLRNDPILKQRRRDLRHGQTDAEKAFWEQVRNKRFSGLRFVRQYSIGPYILDFYSPSAKLAIELDGGQHNQIDNKEYDAARTEYIKAHKIIVMRFWNHEVLVDIQSVMSKIAEMI from the coding sequence ATGAGCTTTCTACGGAATGATCCGATACTGAAGCAGAGGCGAAGAGATTTAAGGCACGGACAGACCGATGCTGAGAAGGCATTCTGGGAGCAGGTACGAAACAAGCGCTTTTCAGGATTAAGATTTGTACGTCAATATAGCATTGGGCCTTACATTTTAGATTTCTACTCACCATCTGCGAAGTTAGCTATAGAACTGGACGGCGGACAGCATAATCAAATTGATAACAAAGAATATGACGCGGCCCGGACTGAATACATTAAGGCTCATAAAATTATAGTGATGCGGTTCTGGAACCATGAGGTCTTGGTTGATATACAGAGTGTTATGAGCAAGATTGCGGAGATGATATAA
- a CDS encoding DUF748 domain-containing protein → MQKKSILKAFTLKRIAIGIVLSLIIFTIAGFFIAPPLLKWFAVKKLSEQLHREVTIENIKINPFALTAEIKGFKIKESDGSSAFISFDDLFVNVQGVSIFKRGLIVDEIRLTNPYAHIVHNEGTVYNFSDLLTPPKTEDKTADKQPLRFSLNNIQVVSGAVDFIDNPKMTEHSVKNLSLMIPFFSNLPYFVDTYVQPSLSGTLNGTPFVFNGKTKPYKDSLETVFDIDVKDLNIPYYLNYVPLELNFKLASGSIDAKSSLSYIQYSESEPSLSLEGTVSLENIRINDLTGNHIFSMPRADIKIARSDVFSRKVHIAWIAADSPSLTLMRGSDNKINILGLIPEDNSRKDTAPVKSSFVLDTDEFTISNCSVSFTDLVPKPSYKTEIGKIDMKVSGFSTEPGNKTSIDALSLKLAKKGSLNASGVFTLTPITAEVKFELKNADIPSLHPYYADKIAILLTSGNLSASGTALVGYSPVKGLSASYKGKAMITDFASVDSINTEDLLKWKSLYFGGIDVKLEPPSINVNDISLTDFYSRIIFNEDATLNLQKIIVPSTSEAVSKSEVPKDGKLRTKDAAPAAKKVPVKFGKVTLQGGTINFTDHYVKPNYTANLTEIGGRISGFSSKEDSAGEVDLKGKFENYSPLEITGKINPLSDDLFVDLNVSFKDMDLSPVTPYSGKYLGYTIQKGKLSLDLKYLIVKKKLDSQNKVFIDQFTFGDSVESPDATKLPVRLAIALLKNRKGEIDLDIPVSGSIDDPEFSVFRIVIKILLNLIVKAATSPFALLGAIFGGGDELSYVEFEYGSHALSEQALQKIDTVIKALYERPAIKMEIEGHVDTENDMEGLRQYIFNKKLKSQKLKDMIKKGETAVQVDDMTILSDEYEKYLTKAYKDEKFPKPRNVIGMAKDLPVPEMEKLMLTHIEVNESDLRLLAGQRALAIQDHLLKSEKVEAERIFLIEPKDLLPEKKENVKNSRVDFRLK, encoded by the coding sequence ATGCAAAAGAAGAGCATCCTCAAGGCATTCACATTAAAACGTATCGCAATCGGGATCGTCTTATCCCTGATAATATTCACAATTGCCGGATTCTTCATCGCGCCGCCTCTCTTGAAATGGTTCGCTGTTAAAAAACTCTCTGAGCAGCTCCACCGTGAAGTTACGATTGAAAATATAAAGATCAATCCTTTTGCGCTTACTGCCGAGATAAAGGGATTCAAAATAAAAGAGAGTGATGGTTCCTCTGCCTTTATCTCTTTTGACGATCTCTTTGTTAATGTCCAGGGTGTTTCTATCTTTAAGCGCGGCCTTATTGTTGATGAAATAAGGCTGACCAATCCTTATGCGCATATCGTTCATAATGAAGGCACAGTCTATAATTTCTCTGATCTTCTTACTCCGCCAAAAACGGAAGACAAAACAGCTGATAAACAACCGCTGCGTTTCTCCCTCAATAATATTCAGGTAGTGAGCGGTGCGGTAGATTTCATAGACAACCCAAAAATGACAGAACACTCGGTTAAGAACCTTTCTCTGATGATCCCCTTCTTTTCAAACCTGCCTTATTTTGTTGACACATATGTCCAGCCGTCTCTGTCAGGGACTTTGAACGGCACGCCTTTTGTATTTAACGGCAAAACAAAACCGTACAAGGATTCGCTTGAAACTGTTTTTGATATCGATGTGAAGGATTTGAATATCCCTTACTACCTCAACTATGTTCCGCTTGAGTTGAACTTTAAGCTGGCGTCAGGATCAATTGACGCAAAAAGCAGCCTGTCATATATTCAGTATTCGGAAAGTGAGCCTTCACTCAGTTTAGAAGGGACAGTCTCGCTTGAGAATATCAGGATAAATGACCTGACAGGAAACCATATCTTCAGCATGCCTCGCGCTGATATAAAGATAGCCAGGTCAGACGTCTTCTCACGGAAGGTCCATATTGCATGGATAGCTGCTGATTCGCCTTCATTGACCTTGATGCGCGGCAGTGACAATAAGATCAACATCCTCGGACTGATACCTGAAGATAACAGCCGAAAAGATACGGCACCGGTTAAGAGTTCATTTGTCTTAGATACTGACGAGTTTACTATCAGCAACTGCTCGGTATCATTCACAGACCTTGTGCCTAAGCCTTCCTATAAGACTGAGATTGGAAAGATAGATATGAAAGTGAGCGGATTCAGCACCGAACCCGGCAATAAGACATCAATAGATGCACTATCTCTAAAACTTGCAAAGAAAGGGAGTTTAAATGCATCTGGCGTCTTCACTTTAACTCCGATCACGGCTGAGGTTAAATTTGAACTTAAAAATGCGGATATCCCCTCACTTCATCCATATTATGCTGATAAGATCGCTATACTTCTCACAAGCGGAAATCTTTCAGCCTCAGGAACTGCTCTGGTTGGGTATTCGCCTGTGAAGGGACTTTCAGCATCTTACAAAGGCAAGGCGATGATTACTGACTTTGCTTCAGTAGATTCAATAAATACAGAGGATCTGCTGAAATGGAAGTCGCTCTATTTTGGCGGTATAGATGTTAAGCTTGAACCGCCTTCGATCAATGTAAATGATATATCCCTCACGGATTTTTATTCACGCATTATATTCAATGAAGACGCTACGCTCAATCTTCAGAAGATAATTGTGCCGTCTACTTCTGAAGCGGTTTCGAAATCCGAAGTTCCGAAAGATGGGAAACTACGGACTAAAGATGCTGCACCTGCTGCAAAGAAGGTTCCGGTAAAGTTCGGCAAGGTTACGCTTCAGGGCGGTACGATTAATTTTACAGATCATTATGTAAAGCCCAACTATACTGCTAACCTGACAGAGATCGGAGGCCGAATCTCAGGCTTTTCTTCAAAGGAAGATTCTGCAGGAGAGGTCGACCTTAAAGGCAAGTTTGAGAACTACTCGCCTCTTGAGATCACAGGCAAGATAAATCCGCTCAGTGATGACCTTTTTGTCGACCTGAATGTCTCATTCAAGGATATGGACCTCAGCCCTGTCACTCCTTACTCAGGCAAATATCTCGGATATACGATACAGAAGGGCAAGCTTTCTCTTGACCTGAAGTACCTGATCGTGAAGAAGAAGCTTGACTCACAGAACAAAGTCTTCATAGACCAGTTCACATTCGGCGACAGCGTTGAAAGCCCGGATGCCACAAAACTTCCGGTGCGTCTTGCTATTGCTTTGCTTAAGAACCGCAAAGGAGAGATTGATCTCGACATCCCTGTTTCAGGCTCTATTGATGATCCGGAATTCAGCGTCTTCAGGATAGTTATTAAGATACTTCTCAATCTTATCGTCAAGGCTGCGACTTCGCCCTTTGCATTGCTCGGCGCTATCTTCGGAGGCGGGGATGAGCTGAGTTATGTCGAATTCGAGTACGGCAGTCACGCGCTCAGCGAGCAGGCGCTTCAAAAGATTGATACAGTCATAAAGGCTCTATATGAACGCCCGGCGATCAAGATGGAGATAGAAGGACATGTTGATACTGAGAATGATATGGAAGGGCTGAGGCAGTATATATTCAACAAAAAGCTCAAGAGCCAGAAGCTGAAGGATATGATCAAGAAAGGTGAAACGGCCGTGCAGGTTGATGATATGACGATCCTGTCTGATGAATATGAGAAGTACCTTACGAAGGCATATAAAGATGAAAAGTTTCCGAAACCAAGGAATGTCATTGGCATGGCAAAGGATCTGCCTGTCCCTGAGATGGAGAAGCTCATGCTTACACATATAGAGGTGAATGAGAGCGACCTGCGCCTGTTAGCAGGTCAGCGCGCGCTTGCTATACAAGATCATCTGCTTAAGTCAGAGAAGGTCGAGGCCGAGAGGATATTTCTTATTGAGCCAAAGGATCTTCTGCCGGAAAAGAAGGAGAATGTAAAGAACAGCCGCGTTGATTTTCGATTGAAGTGA
- the ychF gene encoding redox-regulated ATPase YchF, with product MALSIGIVGLPNVGKSTLFNALTKAQNAAAANYPFCTIEPNKAIVAVPDKRLDHLSDIVNPERVQNAIVEFTDIAGLVRGASKGEGLGNQFLSHIRETSAIVHVVRCFESESIIHVDGTVDPLRDIEVINTELVLADIQALENKISRLDKQAKGDKKVQPLLDVAKRTLDHLNTGKPAISFSERESDAFVEMIKDVRLISLKPVIYAANVDEDGLAEDNDHVKAVHKFAAEQNAHSVKICAKIEEEMSGMSDEERDEFLEALGVSEGGLSQIIHHGYHALGLISYFTAGVKEVRAWTIERGWKAPKAAAVIHNDFERGFIRAEVIAYENFIEHEGEAGARTAGKLRTEGKEYVVCNGDVMHFLFNV from the coding sequence ATGGCTTTAAGTATAGGTATCGTCGGACTCCCGAATGTAGGGAAATCGACGCTTTTTAACGCGCTCACAAAGGCGCAAAATGCAGCAGCTGCAAATTATCCGTTCTGCACTATTGAACCTAACAAGGCGATTGTCGCGGTTCCTGACAAACGGCTGGATCATTTATCTGACATTGTAAATCCTGAAAGAGTACAGAACGCTATCGTGGAGTTTACTGACATTGCCGGCCTTGTAAGGGGGGCTTCAAAAGGCGAGGGGCTCGGCAACCAGTTTCTTTCGCACATTAGAGAGACCTCGGCGATCGTGCATGTTGTGAGATGTTTTGAGAGCGAATCGATAATACATGTTGACGGCACAGTTGATCCCCTGCGCGATATTGAGGTCATCAACACAGAGCTTGTGCTTGCCGATATACAGGCTCTTGAGAACAAGATATCACGCCTTGATAAACAGGCAAAAGGTGATAAGAAAGTTCAGCCGCTGCTTGATGTGGCAAAGAGGACTCTCGACCACCTTAACACAGGCAAGCCTGCAATCAGCTTCAGCGAGCGCGAATCAGATGCCTTCGTGGAGATGATCAAGGATGTTCGCCTTATCTCATTGAAGCCGGTTATATACGCTGCAAATGTTGATGAAGATGGACTTGCAGAAGATAACGATCATGTTAAGGCAGTTCACAAGTTTGCCGCTGAGCAGAATGCGCATTCCGTGAAGATCTGCGCAAAGATCGAGGAAGAGATGTCTGGGATGAGCGATGAGGAGCGCGATGAATTTCTCGAAGCTCTCGGCGTATCTGAAGGCGGGCTATCCCAGATCATCCACCACGGTTACCACGCGCTCGGGCTGATAAGTTATTTCACAGCCGGTGTCAAAGAGGTTCGCGCCTGGACGATCGAACGCGGATGGAAGGCTCCTAAGGCTGCTGCTGTAATTCATAATGATTTTGAACGCGGCTTTATCCGCGCCGAGGTCATAGCTTATGAGAACTTCATTGAGCATGAGGGCGAAGCAGGCGCAAGGACAGCTGGCAAGCTCCGCACTGAAGGCAAGGAGTATGTTGTCTGCAACGGCGATGTAATGCATTTTCTCTTCAACGTGTAG
- a CDS encoding OmpA family protein, whose amino-acid sequence MKRIKILAAIGIAVFLALLSSNVMAGTEKGKLSLSPHFGGYIFDKKEQINNDPVYGLGIGYGFTESFGIEASIDHVDTVVSWPDTAVGKTNVDANLFNLDLLYNINLADDTKWYIAVGSGYMNIDVDKTIDNTDVQSHVALGLKFFLTDSLLARGDARQIVNWETSNINYMYTVGLSYLIGGHKATPPPPPAPSDSDGDGVYDADDKCPNTPAGTSVDIMGCPLDSDADGVYDYLDKCPGTPKGAAVDMNGCPLDSDADGVADYLDKCPNTPAGAAVDMNGCPLDSDGDGVVDYLDKCPGTLKGAAVNENGCPLDSDGDGVLDVNDKCPNTPSGVQVDANGCPLDSDGDGVYDYLDKCPGTLPDIKVDANGCPLPIKEKVSIELNVEFEFNSAVVKSVYQEQITKVSNFLSTYPDVNAVIEGHTDSKGTDEYNMKLSQKRAENVMNYLVSKGIAADRLTAKGFGESLPIADNNTDEGRQKNRRVVAVISTIVTK is encoded by the coding sequence ATGAAACGCATCAAGATCTTAGCTGCTATTGGAATTGCAGTATTTTTAGCATTACTTTCTTCCAATGTAATGGCAGGAACGGAAAAAGGAAAGTTATCTTTATCCCCGCATTTTGGCGGGTATATTTTCGACAAGAAAGAACAGATAAACAATGACCCTGTCTATGGCCTTGGGATCGGGTATGGATTTACAGAGAGTTTTGGAATAGAAGCATCAATTGATCACGTTGATACAGTTGTATCATGGCCTGATACTGCAGTTGGCAAAACAAATGTAGACGCTAACCTTTTCAACCTGGACCTTTTATACAATATAAACCTGGCAGATGATACAAAGTGGTATATCGCTGTAGGTAGCGGATACATGAATATTGATGTTGATAAAACAATTGACAACACTGATGTTCAGTCCCATGTCGCATTAGGGCTTAAGTTCTTCTTGACAGATTCTTTGCTTGCCAGGGGAGATGCCAGGCAAATTGTTAACTGGGAAACATCTAATATTAACTACATGTATACTGTCGGTTTGTCATACCTTATTGGCGGCCATAAGGCTACGCCGCCCCCGCCTCCGGCTCCTTCTGACAGCGACGGCGATGGAGTATATGATGCGGATGATAAGTGTCCTAACACACCTGCCGGTACTTCTGTGGATATCATGGGCTGCCCATTGGACAGTGACGCTGACGGAGTATATGACTATCTTGATAAATGCCCCGGTACACCTAAAGGCGCTGCCGTTGACATGAACGGCTGCCCGCTGGACAGTGACGCTGACGGAGTAGCCGACTATCTTGATAAATGTCCTAACACACCTGCCGGTGCTGCTGTAGACATGAACGGCTGCCCGCTGGACAGTGACGGCGATGGAGTTGTTGATTACCTTGATAAATGCCCCGGCACACTTAAAGGAGCTGCTGTAAATGAAAACGGCTGCCCATTAGATAGCGACGGCGATGGAGTATTGGATGTTAATGATAAGTGCCCTAACACACCTTCAGGCGTTCAGGTAGACGCAAACGGCTGCCCGTTGGACAGTGATGGGGATGGAGTATATGACTATCTTGATAAATGCCCCGGCACACTTCCGGACATAAAGGTAGACGCAAACGGCTGCCCGCTTCCCATTAAAGAAAAGGTTTCCATAGAATTAAATGTAGAGTTTGAATTCAACAGCGCTGTTGTAAAGAGTGTTTATCAGGAGCAGATAACAAAGGTCTCAAACTTTCTAAGCACTTATCCGGATGTAAATGCCGTGATCGAAGGGCATACAGACAGTAAAGGCACGGATGAGTACAATATGAAGCTTTCACAGAAGAGGGCGGAAAATGTAATGAACTACCTTGTTTCCAAGGGCATAGCTGCCGATCGTTTAACAGCTAAAGGATTCGGCGAGTCCCTGCCGATCGCAGACAACAATACGGATGAAGGCCGGCAGAAGAATCGCCGTGTAGTTGCCGTCATTTCAACTATTGTGACCAAGTAA
- a CDS encoding threonine synthase: protein MRPWPGLIEGYRKFLPVTDTTPVITLNEGNTPLIKASRINEIVNADIDLYFKFEGSNPSGSFKDRGMTLAITKAVEEGTKAVICASTGNTSASAAAYSAKADISCIVLIPEGKIAMGKLAQAMIHGSMVIQVDGNFDEALSIVKEIVKRHPISLVNSINPFRIEGQKTEAFEVCDQLGFAPVFHALPVGNAGNITAYWKGYKEYKEAGISSSLPKMLGFQAAGSAPIVLGHPVEKPETIATAIRIGNPASWKGAENARDESGGVIDSVTDDEILQAYQFIASREGIFCEPASAASFAGVIKLSKKGYFSKGGTVVCTLTGNGLKDPDNAIKLSEPPIKVKADISAIEDALRGCCI, encoded by the coding sequence ATGAGACCCTGGCCCGGATTGATAGAGGGCTACAGAAAATTTCTGCCGGTAACTGACACCACTCCTGTCATTACACTTAATGAAGGCAATACGCCTCTCATCAAGGCATCCCGTATAAATGAGATCGTTAATGCGGACATAGACCTTTATTTTAAATTTGAAGGTTCTAATCCGAGCGGTTCTTTTAAAGACCGCGGCATGACACTTGCGATAACCAAAGCGGTTGAGGAAGGGACAAAGGCTGTTATCTGCGCTTCAACCGGCAACACATCCGCCTCTGCGGCGGCATACTCTGCAAAGGCTGATATCTCATGTATTGTGCTTATCCCAGAGGGCAAGATAGCCATGGGCAAACTTGCACAGGCGATGATACACGGTTCAATGGTCATCCAGGTTGACGGCAACTTTGATGAGGCGCTTAGCATTGTAAAGGAGATCGTTAAACGGCATCCTATTTCTCTTGTGAATTCAATTAACCCTTTCAGAATAGAGGGGCAGAAGACAGAGGCGTTTGAGGTTTGCGACCAGCTGGGCTTTGCTCCGGTCTTTCACGCCCTGCCTGTTGGCAATGCAGGCAATATTACCGCTTACTGGAAAGGATATAAAGAGTATAAAGAGGCGGGGATAAGCTCTTCACTGCCGAAGATGTTAGGCTTTCAGGCTGCCGGATCCGCGCCTATCGTACTCGGACATCCCGTTGAAAAACCTGAAACAATAGCTACTGCCATCAGGATAGGCAATCCCGCAAGCTGGAAAGGCGCTGAGAATGCGAGGGATGAATCCGGAGGCGTCATAGATTCTGTTACCGATGATGAGATCCTTCAGGCATATCAGTTCATCGCGTCAAGGGAAGGCATTTTCTGCGAGCCTGCGTCAGCAGCATCTTTTGCAGGAGTGATTAAACTTTCAAAAAAAGGCTATTTCTCAAAAGGCGGCACCGTCGTCTGTACTCTGACAGGCAACGGGCTCAAAGACCCTGACAATGCTATTAAACTCTCTGAGCCTCCTATAAAGGTCAAGGCTGATATCTCCGCGATCGAGGACGCTTTAAGAGGATGCTGCATATAG
- a CDS encoding NIL domain-containing protein → MKRRVRLTFPQHLIQEPVIFMMAKDFNILPSIRRARVTDTVGEMVLELNGEENDLSNGIDYLREQGIDVELVEGDIVE, encoded by the coding sequence ATGAAGAGAAGGGTTAGGCTGACATTTCCGCAGCACCTGATTCAGGAGCCGGTAATATTTATGATGGCTAAGGATTTTAATATATTGCCCAGCATAAGAAGGGCAAGGGTCACTGACACCGTTGGTGAGATGGTTCTTGAACTTAATGGGGAAGAGAACGACCTCAGTAATGGAATTGATTATCTCAGGGAGCAAGGCATTGATGTGGAGCTTGTCGAAGGTGATATCGTAGAATGA
- a CDS encoding MoaD/ThiS family protein — MSVKVMIPVPLQRLTQGQEAVEGEAGTVMSLIKGLDQKYSGIAERICEGDKVRRFVNIYVNEEDIRFMSNEETLVKDGDEVSIVPAIAGGF, encoded by the coding sequence ATGTCTGTTAAAGTAATGATACCTGTACCGCTTCAGAGGCTGACACAGGGCCAGGAAGCAGTAGAGGGCGAAGCAGGAACTGTAATGTCGCTGATCAAAGGCCTTGATCAGAAGTACAGCGGCATCGCGGAAAGGATATGCGAGGGCGATAAGGTCAGAAGGTTTGTGAATATCTATGTCAACGAAGAAGATATCAGGTTCATGAGCAATGAAGAGACATTAGTCAAAGACGGAGACGAGGTCTCTATAGTCCCTGCGATAGCAGGAGGGTTCTAA
- a CDS encoding threonine synthase, which yields MSFVKGLKCRECGREYHVDPIYVCEFCFGPLEVVYDYDGIKKTLTRELIESRPQNLWRYRELLPIAGEPTTALHTGYTPLIKADNLAAHLGIKSLYIKDDTVAHPTLSFKDRVVAVALAKAKEFGFDTVACASTGNLAHSVSAHGAMAGFKRFVFIPASLEKSKIIASLVYGPNVIAVDGNYDEVNRLCSEVANKYRWAFVNINIRPFYAEGSKSQGYEIIEQLGWKAPDAVVVPCASGSLMTKIWKSFKEMKKIGLIDEMQTKVFSAQATGCSPIVTAIKAGIDVIKPVKPDTIAKSLAIGNPADGFYATQVIKDSGGYGADVSDDEIVEAIKLMAETEGVFAETAGGVTLASAMKLIKSGHIKKDDVTVLCITGNGLKTQEALIGKTAEPHYIKPKLNAFEEVLEKINSGSKK from the coding sequence ATGAGTTTTGTTAAAGGTCTTAAATGCAGAGAGTGCGGAAGAGAATACCATGTAGACCCTATATATGTGTGCGAATTCTGCTTCGGCCCTCTTGAAGTTGTCTATGACTATGACGGGATAAAAAAGACGCTGACCAGAGAGCTGATAGAGTCAAGGCCTCAAAATCTCTGGCGCTACAGGGAACTTTTGCCTATTGCCGGGGAACCGACCACGGCATTGCATACAGGATATACGCCTCTTATAAAGGCTGATAACCTTGCGGCGCATCTCGGCATTAAATCGCTCTACATTAAAGACGATACAGTTGCTCATCCTACGCTCTCATTCAAGGACAGGGTGGTCGCCGTGGCTCTTGCCAAGGCAAAGGAGTTCGGGTTTGATACAGTCGCATGCGCCTCTACAGGCAACCTTGCGCATTCCGTATCCGCACACGGAGCAATGGCAGGATTCAAGAGGTTCGTTTTTATACCCGCAAGCCTTGAAAAGAGCAAGATCATCGCTTCACTTGTGTACGGGCCTAATGTCATTGCAGTTGACGGGAATTATGACGAGGTAAACAGGCTATGCAGCGAGGTTGCGAACAAGTACCGCTGGGCGTTTGTCAATATCAACATAAGGCCGTTCTACGCAGAAGGCTCCAAGTCTCAGGGTTACGAAATAATCGAGCAGTTAGGCTGGAAGGCCCCTGATGCGGTTGTTGTGCCGTGCGCCAGCGGTTCTCTGATGACAAAGATATGGAAGAGCTTTAAAGAGATGAAGAAGATAGGGCTGATCGATGAGATGCAGACAAAGGTCTTCAGCGCGCAGGCGACAGGATGCTCGCCTATCGTGACCGCCATCAAGGCAGGCATAGATGTCATAAAACCTGTTAAGCCTGATACGATAGCAAAATCACTTGCCATAGGCAATCCTGCTGACGGCTTCTATGCGACACAGGTCATTAAAGACAGCGGCGGCTACGGCGCGGATGTCTCTGATGATGAGATAGTCGAGGCTATCAAGTTAATGGCTGAGACTGAAGGTGTTTTTGCAGAGACTGCGGGAGGCGTTACGCTTGCATCTGCCATGAAGCTCATCAAGAGCGGACATATAAAGAAGGATGACGTAACGGTCCTCTGTATTACAGGCAACGGCCTGAAGACACAGGAAGCATTGATAGGAAAGACAGCGGAGCCTCATTATATAAAGCCGAAGCTTAATGCTTTTGAAGAGGTTCTTGAGAAGATAAACTCTGGTTCAAAAAAGTAA
- the moeB gene encoding molybdopterin-synthase adenylyltransferase MoeB: MDFTEEQLNRYSRHIILPEVGGKGQKKISAAKVLIAGAGGLGCPVGYYLAAAGVGTIGMVDNDLVELSNLQRQIAHSVNTLGVNKADSCKRTFEGLNPDVNVVTIKERLNSGNILGLIADYDIIVDGTDNFPTRYLINDACVMTGKPLVSGAILRFEGQVTTVIPGEGHCYRCLFEEAPPPGLVPSCQEAGVLGVLPGVIGALQATEVLKLILGKGKPLANQLLIYDALGVNFRKVKVPKNPDCKVCGGNPTITELKDSEEEYCSI, translated from the coding sequence ATGGATTTTACAGAGGAACAATTAAACAGGTACAGCAGGCACATTATCCTGCCTGAGGTCGGCGGAAAGGGGCAGAAGAAGATTTCCGCGGCAAAGGTGCTGATAGCAGGAGCAGGCGGGCTTGGATGCCCGGTGGGCTACTATCTTGCAGCTGCCGGAGTGGGCACGATAGGCATGGTAGATAACGACCTTGTTGAACTCAGCAATCTTCAGAGACAGATAGCGCACAGCGTCAATACGCTTGGGGTGAACAAGGCCGACTCTTGCAAGAGAACCTTTGAGGGGCTTAACCCAGACGTTAATGTCGTCACCATAAAGGAGAGGCTGAACAGCGGCAACATCCTCGGCCTTATAGCTGACTATGATATTATTGTTGACGGCACGGATAACTTCCCCACAAGGTATCTTATAAACGATGCATGTGTAATGACCGGGAAACCTCTTGTCAGCGGCGCCATACTGCGATTTGAAGGCCAGGTGACTACAGTGATTCCGGGAGAAGGGCACTGCTACCGCTGCCTGTTTGAAGAGGCGCCTCCGCCGGGCCTTGTTCCCTCATGCCAGGAGGCAGGTGTGCTTGGGGTTCTTCCCGGAGTGATAGGCGCGCTGCAGGCGACTGAGGTGCTTAAGCTTATTCTCGGCAAGGGCAAGCCGCTTGCGAACCAGCTTTTGATATATGATGCGCTTGGTGTAAACTTCAGAAAGGTGAAGGTGCCTAAAAATCCCGACTGCAAGGTCTGCGGCGGGAATCCGACGATTACTGAATTAAAAGACAGTGAAGAAGAATACTGTTCAATATAG
- a CDS encoding sulfurtransferase TusA family protein — MSEIKADKHLDIRGVVCPYTLVKSKLAMEDIEVGQVLRIILDYPEASGSIPKAMINYGHNVLSVEKVNDKEWVVFIKKEVED, encoded by the coding sequence GTGTCAGAAATTAAGGCTGATAAACATCTCGATATAAGAGGCGTTGTCTGTCCTTATACCCTTGTGAAATCAAAACTTGCCATGGAGGATATTGAGGTCGGGCAGGTGCTTCGCATAATACTTGATTATCCTGAGGCTTCAGGAAGTATTCCCAAGGCCATGATCAATTACGGGCATAATGTTCTCAGCGTAGAAAAGGTCAATGATAAAGAGTGGGTGGTGTTTATAAAGAAAGAGGTTGAGGATTAA